Part of the Pseudomonas sp. Leaf58 genome is shown below.
GCCCTCGGCGCCATGAGGCTCGCCAGTGAACGCCTCGACCTCACGCACATCCAGCAGCACCTGTTTGTCCGGGTAGTCGTGGCTGACCTTGATCAGCGCACGCGAACGACTCACTTCGATGCCCAGCTCCTCGCGCAGTTCACGGGCCAGCGCCGCTTCGACGCTTTCGCCCTGTTCCACCTTACCGCCCGGGAACTCCCACAGGCCGCCCTGGTGCTGGGTATCGGCACGGCGTGCGATCAGAATGCGACCGTCAGCGCCGCGAATGACAGCGGCTACAACATGAATCCGTTTCACCCTTCACGCTCCGCCAGGCCTGCCTGCTGCCAGGCCTGGAAGGCCGGCCACTGGTAAATGGTTTCGATATAGGTTGCCGCCTCTGCGGGTACCTCCACGCGGTAGGTACGCAAGCGCACAGCCACTGGGGCGAAGAAAGCATCGGCCAGGCTCGCCTTGCCGAACAGGAACGGCCCGCTGTCCTTGGCGACCAAGCGGCATTCGGACCACAACGCCACGATACGGTCGATGTCGATCTGTACGTCCAGCGGCACGCTTTCCAGCGCCTGGTCGCGCGACAGGTCGAACGGCATGGCGCCGCGCAGGGCAAAGAAGCCGCTGTGCATCTGCGCGCAGGCCGAACGGGCCTGGGCCCGCGCCGCCACGTCGGCAGGCCACAGCTGGGCTTCGGGGTGGCGTTCGTTGAGGTACTCGGCGATGGCCAGCGAGTCGGCAATCACGCCGTGCTCGGTCTTCAGCAGCGGCACCTTGCCAGTGGCGGAAAAGGCCAGCAGGCGCTGACGGGTGTCAGGCTGGTTGAGTTTGATCAGGGATTCTTCGTAAGGCACGCCAGCCAGCTCGAGGGCCAGGGCCCCACGCAGCGACCAGGAGGAATACAGTTTGTCGCCGATGATCAGGTGATAGCTCATGGTTCGGCTCCATCGTTTTGGATTTTTG
Proteins encoded:
- a CDS encoding glutathione S-transferase family protein, with translation MSYHLIIGDKLYSSWSLRGALALELAGVPYEESLIKLNQPDTRQRLLAFSATGKVPLLKTEHGVIADSLAIAEYLNERHPEAQLWPADVAARAQARSACAQMHSGFFALRGAMPFDLSRDQALESVPLDVQIDIDRIVALWSECRLVAKDSGPFLFGKASLADAFFAPVAVRLRTYRVEVPAEAATYIETIYQWPAFQAWQQAGLAEREG